A single region of the Malaclemys terrapin pileata isolate rMalTer1 chromosome 2, rMalTer1.hap1, whole genome shotgun sequence genome encodes:
- the LOC128832385 gene encoding sperm acrosome membrane-associated protein 3-like, protein MKALTLLSLLGCLITANEAKIFSRCELAYMLHEEGLDGYEGYSLANWICMAFFESGFNSAAEDDNADGSTDYGIFQINSRVWCNNYRSPTENLCHIPCTDLLSNDITDDIVCAKRIVRDPQGMDAWEDWTMHCKGRDLSEWVDGCDL, encoded by the exons ATGAAGGCGCTCACACTTCTCTCCCTGCTCGGCTGCCTGATCACGGCAAACGAAGCAAAAATCTTTAGCCGATGTGAACTAGCCTATATGCTTCATGAAGAAGGGCTGGATGGGTACGAGGGTTACAGCCTCGCCAACT GGATCTGCATGGCATTCTTTGAGAGCGGCTTCAATTCGGCAGCAGAGGACGACAATGCAGATGGCAGCACGGACTATGGCATCTTCCAGATCAACAGCCGTGTCTGGTGCAACAACTACCGGAGCCCCACTGAGAACCTCTGCCACATACCCTGCACTG ACTTGCTGTCAAATGACATAACGGATGACATCGTCTGTGCCAAAAGAATTGTGCGAGACCCACAAGGAATGGATGCCTG GGAGGACTGGACAATGCACTGCAAAGGGCGAGACCTGTCTGAGTGGGTGGATGGATGTGACCTGTGA